One Cryobacterium roopkundense genomic region harbors:
- a CDS encoding ribokinase, translated as MKQTEPGSAAPGVIVVGSITADITTFSERLPEPGETLLGTAVTLALGGKGANQAVAAALAGANSFLVGCVGTDLFSSLVLTGLTGYGVDITEVRDVNDSTGVAHIRVDASGENDIVIVPMANSHLGAEQVDAAFVSLAGRASVLLTQLEVPASVTMHAIRAGSAAGLTVLLDPAPATALDPGIWPFVDIVTPNETEARILTGIAVVDETSAEEAGRWFCDRGVRSALITLASVGAVLVTTDDVVRFPAFPVTAVDTTAAGDAFAGYLGAALADGLSLADAIRRAMAAGALTVTRRGASPSLPSRSDVEELLADHSSASSLTPLQHSHN; from the coding sequence ATGAAACAGACAGAACCGGGTTCTGCTGCACCGGGCGTTATCGTCGTCGGCAGCATCACCGCCGACATCACGACCTTCTCGGAGCGACTCCCGGAACCGGGAGAAACCCTGCTCGGGACCGCCGTCACCCTCGCTCTGGGGGGCAAGGGGGCCAACCAGGCCGTTGCCGCGGCCTTGGCCGGGGCGAACTCCTTTCTGGTCGGCTGCGTCGGTACTGATCTTTTCAGTTCTCTCGTGCTGACCGGCCTCACCGGTTACGGCGTGGACATCACAGAGGTTCGCGACGTCAACGACTCCACCGGAGTCGCCCACATCCGCGTAGACGCGTCCGGCGAGAATGACATCGTCATTGTTCCGATGGCAAACTCTCACCTCGGGGCGGAACAGGTGGACGCGGCGTTCGTCTCGCTCGCGGGTCGGGCTTCCGTCCTCCTTACCCAGCTTGAGGTTCCGGCCAGCGTGACCATGCACGCGATTCGCGCCGGAAGTGCGGCGGGGCTCACCGTGCTTCTTGACCCGGCACCGGCGACCGCGCTCGACCCGGGCATCTGGCCGTTCGTTGACATCGTCACCCCGAACGAGACAGAGGCTAGGATTCTCACCGGAATCGCCGTGGTCGACGAGACGAGCGCGGAGGAAGCCGGACGTTGGTTCTGCGACAGAGGCGTTCGCTCCGCCCTCATCACGCTGGCCTCCGTGGGCGCCGTGCTCGTCACGACCGACGATGTCGTGCGCTTTCCCGCATTCCCCGTGACGGCCGTCGACACCACAGCGGCCGGGGATGCCTTCGCCGGCTATCTCGGTGCCGCCCTCGCCGACGGACTCTCCCTGGCCGACGCCATTCGGCGCGCGATGGCGGCCGGCGCCCTCACCGTGACCCGACGCGGAGCGTCGCCGAGCCTTCCATCGCGATCCGACGTCGAGGAGCTGCTCGCGGACCACTCGTCAGCGTCGTCGCTAACCCCGCTTCAGCACTCGCATAACTAG
- the rbsD gene encoding D-ribose pyranase translates to MRRNGATLNGQLSRIISETGHTDLIVVSDAGLPIPKNVERVDLAYRPGAPGFLDVLDTVLGELVVERVTLASEIAETSPAVLAELHGRFDPLGIPIELMPHVDFKRLSLGARAAVRSGEFTPYANVILHAGVAY, encoded by the coding sequence ATGAGACGCAATGGCGCAACGCTCAATGGCCAACTTTCCCGAATTATCTCCGAAACCGGTCACACAGACCTCATCGTCGTATCGGACGCCGGACTCCCCATTCCGAAGAACGTCGAACGGGTAGACCTCGCTTATCGCCCCGGCGCGCCGGGCTTCCTCGATGTCCTCGATACCGTGCTGGGCGAATTGGTCGTCGAGCGAGTCACCTTGGCGAGCGAGATCGCCGAGACCAGCCCGGCTGTCCTTGCGGAGCTGCACGGCCGCTTCGATCCGCTCGGGATTCCGATCGAACTCATGCCGCACGTCGACTTCAAGCGGCTCTCCCTCGGCGCGCGAGCCGCTGTGCGATCGGGTGAATTCACGCCCTATGCCAACGTCATCCTGCACGCCGGCGTGGCGTACTAA
- a CDS encoding sugar ABC transporter ATP-binding protein → MILQLTNIHKSFGDVEVLTGVDLTVRGGEVVALVGENGAGKSTLTRIISGAHSPDRGTISIDGAPVDLKVPQDAMNQGIQVIYQEFLHNIFPHLSVAENLFTLDDTSEFGRFFVNKRRMLDRARELMQRIGLTIDPTAPAESLSVAELQMLEIAKSMGHSSRMLILDEPTAALDERESERLFEQIETLRSAGLCIIYISHRLEEVFRICDRVVVLRNGAVTLEGPTAALSERDVVTAMVGKTIDDFYPKARHASEEVVLSVVDAASPGHFGGVSLTVRAGEVLGIGGVLGCGKGSVLRALFGLLPLSEGSVTIGARKVVLSTPRRAIAEGVAYVTPDRQGEGLCMQQSVTANIALAALDRFSPTGFVDGRSERAGTAGLIDNLQIRTASAEAEVGKLSGGNQQKVLFGRWILTSPRVLLMEEPTRGVDVGAKAEIYRIINEQAAAGVAIILVSSDLPELVAMSDRVAVMRQGRIATELSGADLTQQKVLEFALESAA, encoded by the coding sequence ATGATTCTTCAACTCACCAACATTCACAAGAGCTTCGGAGACGTCGAAGTTCTCACCGGCGTCGACCTCACCGTGCGCGGCGGCGAGGTCGTTGCCCTCGTCGGGGAGAACGGTGCCGGCAAGTCCACGCTGACCCGCATCATCTCGGGAGCGCACTCCCCGGACCGTGGCACCATCAGCATCGACGGCGCACCCGTCGATCTGAAGGTTCCCCAGGACGCCATGAACCAAGGCATTCAGGTGATTTACCAAGAGTTCCTCCACAACATTTTTCCCCACCTGAGCGTGGCCGAAAACCTCTTCACCCTGGACGACACGTCCGAATTCGGCCGGTTCTTTGTCAATAAGCGACGCATGCTGGACCGCGCGCGAGAGCTGATGCAGCGCATTGGCCTGACCATAGACCCGACCGCACCGGCAGAATCGCTCTCCGTCGCCGAACTGCAGATGCTCGAGATCGCAAAGTCAATGGGTCATTCAAGCCGCATGCTCATCCTCGATGAGCCCACCGCCGCTCTGGACGAGAGGGAGTCCGAACGGCTCTTTGAGCAGATCGAGACGCTGCGCAGCGCGGGCCTGTGCATCATCTATATCTCCCACCGCCTCGAAGAGGTGTTCCGTATCTGTGACCGTGTCGTCGTCTTGCGCAACGGCGCGGTCACCCTGGAGGGCCCGACAGCGGCGCTGAGCGAACGCGACGTTGTCACGGCCATGGTGGGTAAGACCATCGACGACTTTTACCCCAAGGCGCGCCACGCCAGCGAGGAAGTTGTGCTTTCGGTAGTTGATGCCGCGAGCCCGGGCCACTTCGGCGGCGTCAGTCTGACTGTTCGTGCCGGCGAGGTTCTCGGTATTGGAGGCGTTCTCGGCTGCGGGAAGGGGAGTGTGCTACGTGCGCTCTTCGGACTCCTGCCGCTGTCGGAGGGCTCGGTGACGATAGGCGCTCGGAAGGTCGTGCTGTCAACTCCGCGGCGGGCGATTGCGGAAGGAGTCGCCTACGTCACTCCCGACCGGCAGGGTGAGGGACTCTGCATGCAGCAGTCGGTCACGGCCAACATCGCCCTCGCCGCACTGGATCGGTTCTCTCCGACCGGCTTTGTCGACGGTCGAAGCGAACGGGCCGGCACTGCCGGTCTCATCGACAACCTGCAGATTCGCACTGCCTCTGCAGAAGCCGAAGTGGGCAAGCTGTCGGGAGGAAACCAGCAAAAGGTGCTCTTTGGCCGCTGGATCCTCACGAGTCCACGAGTCCTCCTCATGGAGGAACCCACCCGAGGCGTCGACGTGGGCGCTAAGGCGGAAATCTACCGCATCATCAACGAGCAGGCCGCGGCGGGTGTGGCCATCATTCTCGTGTCTTCGGATCTTCCCGAGCTCGTCGCGATGTCGGACCGCGTCGCCGTTATGCGCCAGGGCCGAATCGCCACGGAACTGTCGGGCGCGGATCTGACCCAGCAAAAAGTACTTGAATTCGCATTGGAGAGTGCCGCGTGA
- a CDS encoding ABC transporter permease codes for MNPQTLLSTIGRLSRELRAVWMLLFVSLLLFIATPLFLTGPNLLNVLLAASVTVLLAAGQTYVIIVGEIDLSVGATLGLSAAVTALTLQTQPFLVGLIVGLGVGAAAGALNGLLVTKLRMPSFIATLGSMSVLAGLTLYITRGNPVAIRNGTFLDLGQAKPFGVPMPVWIILAVIVVFSVILARTRFGRHVYATGDNAEAARLSGINVHRVKILAFVISGALSSVAGFILAARLGAAQPTAGSGLELAAIAAVIIGGTSLAGGRGALIGTFIGAILLGVIDNGLNLLNISPFLQGVVKGLVILFAVFLDRNSELIRGLWRLMSSLRRPKGPLPGSSDLTMPSEAKCSSSA; via the coding sequence GTGAACCCCCAGACCCTCCTGTCCACCATTGGCCGGCTGAGCCGGGAGCTCCGGGCGGTGTGGATGCTGCTCTTCGTCTCCCTGCTCCTCTTCATCGCTACCCCGCTCTTTCTCACCGGCCCCAACCTGCTCAACGTGCTCCTCGCGGCGTCCGTCACCGTGCTGTTGGCGGCCGGCCAGACCTATGTGATTATCGTGGGGGAAATCGATCTCTCGGTAGGGGCGACACTCGGACTTTCCGCCGCTGTCACCGCCCTCACTCTGCAGACCCAACCGTTCCTGGTGGGGCTGATCGTGGGACTCGGAGTGGGCGCGGCGGCTGGTGCCCTCAACGGCCTGCTGGTGACGAAGTTGCGAATGCCCTCATTCATCGCGACGCTCGGGTCGATGTCGGTACTGGCCGGGCTCACGCTGTACATCACCAGGGGCAACCCTGTCGCCATTCGAAATGGTACTTTCCTCGATCTCGGACAGGCCAAACCCTTCGGAGTGCCGATGCCTGTGTGGATCATTCTCGCCGTGATCGTTGTTTTCAGCGTGATCCTGGCCCGCACCCGGTTCGGCCGACACGTCTACGCGACCGGCGACAACGCCGAGGCCGCCCGCCTCTCCGGCATCAACGTTCACCGTGTGAAGATTCTCGCCTTCGTGATCAGCGGAGCGCTGTCCTCTGTGGCGGGGTTCATCCTCGCCGCTCGATTGGGCGCGGCCCAGCCGACCGCAGGGTCGGGGCTGGAACTGGCCGCGATCGCGGCCGTCATTATTGGCGGCACAAGTCTGGCCGGCGGCCGCGGAGCCCTCATCGGCACCTTCATCGGTGCGATCCTGCTGGGTGTCATCGACAATGGCCTCAATCTGCTGAACATCTCACCCTTCCTTCAGGGTGTCGTCAAGGGTCTCGTCATCCTGTTTGCCGTGTTCCTTGACCGAAATTCCGAGCTGATCCGCGGCCTCTGGCGACTGATGTCGTCACTTCGCCGGCCGAAGGGCCCGCTACCCGGGTCGTCGGACTTGACAATGCCCTCCGAGGCCAAATGCTCCTCGTCCGCGTAA
- a CDS encoding sugar ABC transporter substrate-binding protein — MNWKKQSLAVIAAGAIALSLTACNRGDGTASADGATAQSAALVISTLNNPFFVSVAAGAKAQAAELGMTLDIQNANNVDQTALDMTTTALTKQPDVLIIDPIGSESGASMTRQANQSGAPVVAFDRQPASGDLASFIGYDAIAAGRAGAKSLGEALGGTGTVVEIQGILGTNVAQDRSQGFTEGIAEFPGITVVAVQSADFDRGKALDVMTDILQANPGIAGVYAANDEMALGVVAALDAQGLAGTVKVVGNDGIADALTAIAAGTMYSTNAESPFALGKSVVSIASKVASGETVEEKTVLTGRLVTEAGIADFCSYLSDEGDTDTCATLK; from the coding sequence ATGAATTGGAAGAAACAGTCTCTCGCCGTCATCGCCGCCGGGGCCATCGCCCTGAGCCTGACAGCCTGCAACCGGGGCGACGGTACCGCAAGCGCGGACGGCGCGACGGCGCAGTCCGCCGCCCTCGTCATCAGCACCCTGAACAACCCCTTCTTCGTCTCCGTGGCTGCCGGCGCGAAGGCGCAGGCAGCCGAACTCGGCATGACCCTCGACATCCAGAACGCCAACAACGTTGACCAGACTGCACTGGACATGACGACCACCGCTCTGACCAAGCAGCCCGACGTGCTGATCATCGACCCGATCGGAAGCGAATCCGGCGCCAGCATGACGCGGCAGGCGAACCAGTCGGGCGCGCCGGTCGTCGCCTTCGACCGCCAACCGGCCTCGGGTGATCTCGCCAGCTTCATCGGCTACGACGCTATCGCCGCCGGTAGGGCCGGGGCGAAGTCGCTCGGCGAAGCCCTCGGCGGAACCGGCACTGTCGTGGAAATCCAGGGGATCCTGGGTACAAATGTGGCCCAGGACCGCAGCCAAGGGTTCACGGAGGGAATCGCCGAGTTCCCCGGCATCACGGTTGTCGCCGTGCAGTCTGCTGACTTCGACCGGGGCAAGGCTCTCGACGTTATGACGGATATCCTTCAGGCGAACCCCGGTATCGCCGGCGTCTATGCCGCGAATGACGAGATGGCTCTCGGAGTCGTGGCGGCGCTCGACGCCCAAGGGCTCGCGGGCACGGTCAAGGTCGTAGGCAACGACGGTATCGCCGACGCGCTCACCGCGATCGCGGCCGGAACGATGTATTCGACGAACGCCGAGTCGCCTTTCGCGCTCGGAAAGTCGGTCGTCTCGATTGCGAGCAAGGTCGCGAGCGGCGAGACCGTGGAGGAGAAAACGGTGCTCACCGGCCGCCTCGTCACGGAGGCCGGGATCGCGGACTTCTGCTCCTATCTGAGCGATGAGGGCGATACTGATACCTGCGCCACACTCAAGTAG
- a CDS encoding magnesium transporter MgtE N-terminal domain-containing protein, with product MNATRVFVARLAGCTVFDPAGDRVGKVRDVLVVYRKSHPPRVVGLIVEIPGKRRVFVSIGRVSSIGSGQIITTGLINVRRFEQRGGEVRVIAELLGRKVTFNDGTGDATIEDVAIKETTESEWEISQLFVRRPKTSASPFAKGVTTFATWPEIHEKTTAGEAQSAEQLIATYSELKPADLANTLLDLPRERMFEVASELPDNRLADALEEMPESDQVGILTSLGDARAADVLDQMQPDDAADLIAQLPEERGEQLLDLMEPEEAEDVRFLLSYAPDTAGGLMTTEPVIVSADATVAEGLARIRRHDLAPALGAAICVTLPPYEAPTGRFLGMVHFQRMLRYPPHERLGTLLDQGLDPVTANTSAAEVSRILASYDLVSVPVVDDNHRLVGVVTIDDVLDYLLPDDWRSQDSDDDIGRRAAARNDLKTGSIPLPGTRRAAHGAS from the coding sequence GTGAATGCCACGAGAGTTTTTGTTGCCCGTTTGGCCGGGTGCACCGTCTTCGACCCCGCGGGCGACCGCGTGGGCAAGGTGCGCGATGTTCTGGTGGTGTACCGAAAGAGTCATCCGCCGCGCGTCGTGGGGCTGATCGTCGAGATTCCGGGAAAACGCCGGGTGTTCGTGTCGATCGGCCGGGTGTCGAGCATCGGCTCGGGCCAGATCATCACCACGGGCCTCATCAACGTTCGCCGCTTCGAGCAGCGCGGCGGTGAGGTACGTGTGATCGCCGAGTTGCTCGGCCGCAAGGTGACCTTCAACGACGGCACCGGCGACGCAACCATCGAGGACGTGGCGATCAAGGAGACCACCGAATCCGAGTGGGAGATCAGTCAGCTCTTCGTGCGGCGACCCAAGACGAGCGCGTCGCCGTTCGCCAAGGGAGTCACGACCTTCGCGACCTGGCCGGAAATCCACGAGAAGACCACCGCGGGCGAGGCACAATCCGCTGAGCAACTGATCGCAACGTACTCCGAGCTGAAACCCGCCGACCTCGCGAATACTCTGCTCGATCTGCCCCGCGAGCGGATGTTCGAAGTGGCCAGCGAGCTGCCCGACAACCGACTCGCGGACGCTCTCGAGGAAATGCCGGAGAGCGACCAGGTGGGAATCCTGACAAGCCTCGGCGACGCCCGCGCTGCCGACGTGCTCGACCAGATGCAACCCGACGATGCCGCCGACCTCATCGCCCAACTCCCCGAGGAACGCGGCGAACAGCTCCTCGACCTGATGGAGCCCGAAGAGGCGGAAGACGTTCGCTTTCTGCTGAGCTACGCGCCCGACACGGCCGGCGGGCTCATGACGACCGAGCCGGTGATCGTGTCGGCCGACGCCACCGTGGCGGAGGGGCTCGCCCGCATCCGTCGTCACGATCTGGCCCCCGCACTCGGCGCCGCGATTTGCGTGACCCTGCCGCCGTACGAGGCGCCGACAGGTCGGTTCCTCGGCATGGTGCATTTTCAGCGGATGCTGCGCTACCCGCCGCACGAACGCCTCGGCACGCTGCTCGACCAGGGTCTCGACCCCGTCACGGCGAACACCTCGGCGGCGGAGGTGTCCCGTATCCTCGCGAGCTATGACCTCGTCTCGGTACCCGTGGTCGACGACAACCACCGCCTCGTCGGCGTCGTCACGATCGATGACGTGCTCGACTATCTGCTGCCCGACGATTGGCGCAGCCAGGACAGCGACGACGACATCGGCCGCAGGGCCGCCGCCCGGAACGACTTGAAGACGGGGAGTATTCCGCTGCCCGGGACACGGAGGGCTGCTCATGGCGCGAGCTAA
- a CDS encoding DUF1003 domain-containing protein: MARANRSDLRLDAPKGLRTKTLGGRRNAQSSDRFGRFTEAIARGMGTPWFLLGLTFFAVAWIAWNTLAPESWRFDSISLGFIALTLVLSMQASYAAPMILLAQNRQDDRDRVQFEQDRQRAERTLADTEYLAREVVALRIAIKDLVSKDFIKSELRTLLETLDQRQSGQDEDDDEPARTSRGHRAVD; the protein is encoded by the coding sequence ATGGCGCGAGCTAACCGGTCTGACCTGCGCCTCGACGCGCCCAAAGGCCTGCGCACCAAGACCCTGGGCGGACGCCGCAATGCCCAGAGCAGCGACCGCTTCGGGCGGTTCACAGAGGCGATCGCCCGCGGGATGGGCACGCCCTGGTTTCTGCTCGGCCTCACGTTTTTCGCGGTGGCCTGGATCGCCTGGAACACACTGGCGCCCGAAAGCTGGCGCTTCGACTCCATCTCACTCGGATTCATCGCCCTCACCCTGGTGTTGTCGATGCAGGCCTCGTACGCCGCCCCGATGATTCTGCTGGCGCAGAACCGTCAGGACGACCGGGATCGTGTGCAGTTCGAGCAGGACCGACAGCGCGCCGAACGCACGCTCGCTGACACTGAATACTTGGCTCGGGAGGTCGTGGCCCTGCGCATCGCCATTAAGGATCTGGTCTCCAAGGACTTCATCAAGAGCGAGCTGCGCACGCTGCTCGAAACCCTTGACCAGCGCCAGAGCGGGCAGGACGAGGACGACGACGAGCCGGCTCGCACGTCTCGGGGACACCGCGCCGTTGACTGA
- a CDS encoding P-loop NTPase — protein sequence MTEPLTDSSAATTGTEALVLRALAGVTDPEIRKPITDLDMVAGVSVAEDGHVSVGIRLTIAGCPAAQRIESDVLAAAESVVGAGRASVDVAIMTREQRDALTEKLRGGKAARVIQFGPDSLTRVYAITSGKGGVGKSTITANLAVALARQGLRVGIVDADVHGFSIPGLLGLVQNGLAVKPTQVGDMILPPISHDVKVISIGMFVDDASVAVAWRGPMLHRTISQFLTDVYFGDLDILLLDLPPGTGDVAITVGQLLPHAEVIVVTTPQPAAADVAERSGVVARQTGQKVYGVIENMSGLTQADGSVLELFGSGGGAEVARRLSIGQDSPVPVLAQVPLSVALRGGGDDGMPVVLADPADAAAVAITAVATRLATRARGLSGRSLGITPL from the coding sequence TTGACTGAGCCGCTCACCGATTCATCAGCTGCCACAACGGGCACCGAGGCGCTCGTTCTCCGGGCGCTCGCGGGCGTGACCGACCCTGAGATCCGCAAACCCATCACTGACCTCGACATGGTGGCCGGCGTCAGCGTGGCCGAGGACGGCCACGTGAGCGTCGGCATCCGTCTCACCATTGCCGGCTGCCCAGCTGCCCAGCGCATCGAGAGCGATGTGCTCGCTGCGGCGGAGTCGGTGGTCGGCGCGGGCCGGGCCAGCGTCGACGTGGCGATCATGACCCGCGAACAGCGGGACGCCCTCACTGAAAAACTGCGAGGTGGAAAGGCTGCGCGCGTGATCCAGTTCGGCCCGGACTCGCTCACCCGCGTGTACGCGATCACCAGCGGCAAGGGAGGGGTGGGCAAGTCCACGATCACCGCCAATCTGGCCGTTGCCCTCGCCCGGCAGGGCCTGCGCGTGGGCATCGTCGACGCCGATGTGCACGGCTTCTCGATTCCGGGTCTGTTGGGTCTCGTGCAGAACGGCCTCGCGGTGAAGCCCACCCAGGTGGGCGACATGATCCTGCCGCCGATCAGCCACGACGTGAAGGTCATCTCGATCGGCATGTTCGTCGACGATGCCTCCGTTGCCGTGGCCTGGCGCGGACCGATGCTGCACCGCACCATCTCGCAGTTCCTCACCGACGTGTATTTCGGGGACCTTGACATCCTGCTGCTCGACCTGCCGCCGGGCACCGGCGACGTGGCGATCACAGTGGGCCAGTTGCTGCCGCACGCCGAGGTCATCGTGGTGACCACGCCCCAGCCTGCCGCGGCCGACGTGGCCGAGCGCAGCGGCGTCGTGGCACGTCAGACCGGCCAGAAAGTCTACGGGGTGATCGAGAACATGAGCGGCCTCACGCAGGCCGACGGAAGCGTGTTGGAGCTCTTCGGTTCTGGGGGCGGGGCAGAGGTCGCCCGGCGGCTGTCGATCGGTCAGGACTCCCCCGTGCCGGTGCTGGCCCAGGTTCCGCTGAGCGTCGCGCTGCGCGGCGGCGGCGACGACGGCATGCCCGTTGTTCTCGCGGACCCCGCCGACGCCGCGGCCGTGGCCATCACGGCTGTCGCCACCAGGCTGGCCACGCGCGCCCGCGGCCTCTCGGGCCGCAGCCTCGGCATCACCCCGCTGTAA
- a CDS encoding succinic semialdehyde dehydrogenase, whose amino-acid sequence MSHSLLDPRAISALDSGITASSTETVPVLASFTGEVLHALPMSLPRDVTDAYARARRAQVAWARAGFAHRRRVLLRAHDLLLERRELLLDALQTETGKTRGQAFEEVFQAASVTRYNAVTARRVLSGDRRRAGIPLVVTTRVRYRPKGVAGVITPWNYPLSLAAMDVVPALAAGCGVVQKADNQGALSILALRGAFIEAGVPAALWAVVTGDGPQIGGAVTNGADYVCFTGSTATGIRVAQQAAENLTGASLELGGKNALIVLDDVDARRAAADAAYACFSSLGQLCVSTERIYVERAVAGPFLREFVAATVRLTLGATFDYSTDVGSLSTQAQLDRVEEHVADAVAHGATVLAGGRARPDLGPYFYEPTVLTGVTPAMACFAGETFGPVVRVSIVESEREAIAAANDSEFGLNASVFSGSARRGLRVAARLEAGSVNVNEGYRGSFSSVDAPMGGVKRSGLGRRNGPEGLLRFVNPVTISRATGVLQLPRTSHEFEALAGPLVLLTRVLKGLRRR is encoded by the coding sequence ATGTCGCATTCTTTGCTCGATCCCCGGGCCATTTCCGCCCTCGATAGCGGCATCACCGCCTCGTCTACCGAGACCGTGCCCGTTCTGGCGTCGTTCACGGGCGAGGTGCTGCACGCCTTGCCAATGAGCCTGCCACGGGATGTGACGGATGCCTATGCTCGCGCTCGCCGCGCCCAAGTCGCCTGGGCCAGGGCCGGGTTCGCACACCGCCGCCGCGTGCTGCTCAGAGCCCACGACCTGCTGCTCGAGCGCCGCGAACTGCTGCTCGATGCCCTGCAGACCGAGACGGGTAAGACCCGTGGCCAGGCGTTCGAGGAAGTGTTCCAGGCCGCGAGCGTCACCCGCTACAACGCCGTCACCGCCCGGCGGGTGTTGAGCGGAGATCGCCGGCGAGCCGGGATTCCCCTCGTGGTGACCACACGCGTGCGCTACCGCCCCAAGGGCGTCGCCGGCGTGATCACCCCGTGGAACTACCCGCTGAGTCTCGCCGCCATGGATGTCGTGCCGGCACTGGCCGCAGGCTGTGGCGTCGTGCAGAAGGCCGACAATCAGGGCGCCCTCAGTATCCTGGCCCTGCGCGGGGCGTTCATCGAGGCAGGCGTGCCGGCCGCTCTCTGGGCCGTCGTCACGGGCGATGGGCCACAGATCGGCGGCGCTGTCACGAATGGTGCGGACTACGTGTGCTTCACGGGTTCGACGGCCACCGGCATCCGCGTGGCACAGCAGGCCGCCGAGAACCTCACCGGAGCGTCGCTCGAGCTCGGCGGCAAGAACGCGCTGATCGTGCTCGATGACGTCGACGCCCGTCGGGCTGCGGCCGACGCAGCCTACGCGTGCTTCTCGTCCCTCGGCCAGCTGTGCGTGTCGACCGAGCGCATTTACGTGGAACGCGCCGTGGCCGGGCCGTTCCTGCGTGAATTCGTGGCCGCCACCGTCCGGCTCACCCTCGGCGCTACCTTCGACTACTCGACTGATGTCGGTTCCCTCAGCACGCAGGCCCAGCTGGACCGGGTGGAGGAGCATGTGGCCGACGCCGTGGCGCACGGGGCCACAGTCCTTGCCGGCGGCAGGGCGCGCCCCGACCTCGGTCCCTATTTCTACGAACCCACGGTGCTCACCGGGGTCACTCCCGCGATGGCGTGCTTCGCCGGCGAGACGTTCGGCCCTGTCGTGCGGGTGTCGATCGTGGAGTCGGAGCGCGAGGCGATCGCAGCGGCCAACGACTCGGAATTCGGCCTGAACGCATCCGTATTCTCGGGTTCTGCGCGCCGCGGCCTGCGGGTCGCGGCGCGGCTCGAGGCTGGGAGCGTGAACGTGAACGAGGGGTACCGGGGGTCGTTCTCCTCGGTGGATGCGCCGATGGGCGGCGTGAAGCGCTCCGGGCTCGGCCGGCGTAACGGCCCTGAAGGCCTGCTGCGCTTCGTGAACCCCGTCACCATCAGCCGGGCGACGGGCGTGCTGCAGCTACCCCGGACCAGCCACGAGTTCGAGGCCCTCGCCGGCCCGCTGGTGCTCCTGACACGGGTGCTAAAGGGCCTGCGACGGCGATGA
- the ppk2 gene encoding polyphosphate kinase 2 encodes MTTKAPKAVRVPKAAYEHELSRLQAELVTMQQWVKVSGARIVVIFEGRDAAGKGSAIKRVTEYLNPRIARIVALPMPTDRERTQWYFQRYIEHLPAAGEIVLMDRSWYNRAGVERVMGYCTSDQYHRFLHQAPIFERMLVEEGILVVKYWFSVSDREQERRFRSRQKDPMRRWKLSETDVLSITKWVEYSRAKDDMFVHTDIPEAPWWVVESEDKRASRLNVISHLLSLVPYERTEPPKVHIPRRPKASDYERPPREEMNAVPDYAATLITAKTKAKGEPSPSTDHGSSPSQAL; translated from the coding sequence ATGACGACCAAGGCACCGAAGGCGGTTCGAGTTCCCAAGGCCGCCTACGAACATGAGCTCAGCCGATTGCAGGCCGAACTCGTCACGATGCAGCAGTGGGTCAAGGTGTCCGGCGCGCGCATCGTGGTGATCTTCGAGGGCCGTGACGCCGCCGGCAAGGGATCCGCGATCAAGAGGGTCACTGAATATCTCAATCCCCGTATCGCTCGCATCGTGGCGCTGCCGATGCCGACCGATCGGGAACGCACGCAGTGGTACTTTCAGCGGTATATCGAGCATCTTCCGGCCGCCGGGGAAATCGTGCTCATGGACCGCTCCTGGTACAACCGGGCGGGCGTTGAACGCGTCATGGGCTACTGCACCAGCGACCAGTACCACCGGTTCTTGCACCAGGCACCCATTTTCGAGCGCATGCTCGTCGAAGAGGGCATCCTCGTGGTCAAGTACTGGTTCTCGGTCTCCGACCGGGAGCAGGAACGGCGGTTCCGTTCACGACAGAAGGACCCGATGCGTCGGTGGAAGCTGTCGGAAACCGATGTTCTGTCGATCACCAAGTGGGTGGAGTACTCCCGTGCCAAGGACGACATGTTCGTGCACACCGACATCCCCGAGGCACCCTGGTGGGTCGTGGAGAGCGAGGACAAGCGGGCCTCACGCCTCAACGTGATCAGCCACCTCCTCTCGCTTGTGCCTTACGAGCGCACCGAGCCGCCCAAGGTGCACATTCCTCGGCGGCCCAAGGCGTCCGACTACGAGCGGCCGCCCCGGGAGGAGATGAACGCGGTTCCCGACTACGCGGCCACCCTGATCACAGCCAAAACCAAAGCCAAGGGAGAGCCGTCGCCGTCGACCGACCACGGGTCATCGCCGTCGCAGGCCCTTTAG